DNA from Bradyrhizobium diazoefficiens USDA 110:
GTCTGGCGAAGACTAGTCGTTCGGTACTCCCACCGCGCGCAGTCCGAGAGATCACGCGGTATGGGTCCCGGCCTGCGCCGGGACGACGACGGAGCTTGAGGCTGCGCTCGCCCCTCACGCGCCCGCGGGCACCTGGTCCAGAAATCCCGTGATGCTTCTGATGCGCCCGTCCTTCAGCACGGCGAAATCGGTGCCCTTGATCGGGCTGTCGGCGCCATCGGGGCCGAGGCCCCAGCTGAAGCGGAGATGATCGCCGTAGCCGTTGGGCTCGCCGAGCAGCTTGAACTTGAAATCGGGAAAGCGCTGTTGCACGCCTGATATCAGCGCGTCGATGCCGTCCTGGCCGTCGCCCTTCATCAGCGGATCGACATAGCTCGCATCCGCCGTCCAGTTCTGGCTCAGCAGCTCGCGCCGGCGGCTTGTCGTGCGCTCGTTCCAGAGCTCGATGTAGTGGCGGGCAATGGTGACGTGGTCGGTCATGGGGTGCTCCTTCGATGACGCCGTGTTCGGCTGATCGTCACTATCGAAGGTTCGCGCACGCCGATCGATTACCTCTGAGGTCATCGGCGTGCGCAAAAAAATGAAGCGCGATGATGTTCTCATCGCGCTTCGGTCGCATGCGAATTGTTCGCGAAGATTACTTCGCGGCTGTGACCATGATCTCGACGGTGTATTGCGGCGCGGCCAGCTTGGCCTCGACGGTGGCGCGGGCCGGGGTATTGCCGGGGGAGACCCAGGCGTCCCACACCGCGTTCATCTCGCCAAACGTCTTCATGTCGGTGATGTAGATCGTGGCCGAGAGCAGCTTCGACTTGTCGGTGCCGGCCTTGGCGAGATGGCCGTCGATCGTCGCCAGGATGTCCTGGGTCTGCTTCGTCACGCTTTCGCCGGCGGCTTTGCTCGCGACGACACCGGCGAGATAGACGGTGTTGCCGTGCACGACGACCTGGCTCATGCGCGGGCCGGTTTCAAAACGCTGAATGCTCATTTGGGATCTCCTGGTGGAATGGCGGCCCTGTCTAGCCCAGCACCTCGCGCTCAGCCACCCCAGGCACGCATGCGTTGCCAGGCACGCATGCGTTGCCAGGCACGCATGCGTTGCCCGTGGCGCATGCGTCGTGGGCGTTGCACGCGTTCCCTACGGAAACTGACTGAAGAACGTCCAGATCGTCTCGGCGCCGTCGATGTCGCTGTTCTGAGGCCCGAGCAGGCTGGTTGCGACCTTGGGGAAGCGGGCATCCGGCGCGAAGCCGGGCATGCGATGGCCGCCATGGTTGACGCGATAGAGCACGACGTCGTGCCCCCTGGGGCAGCGCGAGGAGATCCGCGTGACCGTGGACTGGTCCGCGGGTGCCCTGTCGGGCATTTCAGTCAGATTGGCATCATCGGTCTCGCAGCCGTTGAGCTTGCGCCAGAAGGCAAACGTCTCTTCGGTCGACCAGAACCCGTCCGCGGCAAAATAGCTCGATCCGCGTCCGCCCTCGTAGGGCACCAGCGGGTCGGCCGTGCCGTTCATGATCAGCATCGGCAGCGGCCGCGACGGATGGCACGTGACCGCGGCTTCGTCGGTGAGGTTCATGATCACGCTCGCGCCTGCCGTAAACAGATCGGCGCGGGCGCAAGCAAGCGTCATCGCCATGGCGCCGCCATTGGAGATGCCGGCGACGTAGACGCGGCCAGGGTCGGCCGTGCCGTTCGTCACCAGTTTCTCGACGAGCTTGGCGATGAAGGCGACGTCGTCGGTGCCCTCGGGCGGGCCTCGGA
Protein-coding regions in this window:
- a CDS encoding alpha/beta hydrolase family esterase gives rise to the protein MRRWMHIGALLAGFATAPAASADTIDVNGVMRSYTVQLPAKRLVPLVVVLHGKTQRGADMVARTAWPQVAKREGFAVVFPDGLNHAWADARTKAGPALRGPPEGTDDVAFIAKLVEKLVTNGTADPGRVYVAGISNGGAMAMTLACARADLFTAGASVIMNLTDEAAVTCHPSRPLPMLIMNGTADPLVPYEGGRGSSYFAADGFWSTEETFAFWRKLNGCETDDANLTEMPDRAPADQSTVTRISSRCPRGHDVVLYRVNHGGHRMPGFAPDARFPKVATSLLGPQNSDIDGAETIWTFFSQFP
- a CDS encoding nuclear transport factor 2 family protein; this encodes MTDHVTIARHYIELWNERTTSRRRELLSQNWTADASYVDPLMKGDGQDGIDALISGVQQRFPDFKFKLLGEPNGYGDHLRFSWGLGPDGADSPIKGTDFAVLKDGRIRSITGFLDQVPAGA
- a CDS encoding RidA family protein — encoded protein: MSIQRFETGPRMSQVVVHGNTVYLAGVVASKAAGESVTKQTQDILATIDGHLAKAGTDKSKLLSATIYITDMKTFGEMNAVWDAWVSPGNTPARATVEAKLAAPQYTVEIMVTAAK